CGGAAGCCCAGACGCCGACCGCCATCGGCCGCCGGTGCGCCGGGAACGCCGTCAGGAGCAGGGCCAGCGACGTCGGCATGACGAGCGCCGCGCCGATCGCCTGCACCGCGCGGAAGGCGATGAGGACCGGGATGGACGGCGCGGCGGCACAGGCGGCCGACGCGAGGGTGAACACCGCGACGCCGAAGAGGAACAGGCGCTTGCGGCCGTACCGGTCGGCCAGCCGCCCGGCCGGGGCGAGGCAGGCGGCGAACAGCACGGTGTAGCCGTTGAGCACCCACGACAGCGTGGCGAGGTCGTCACCGGGGAAGGCGGCCCGGATGCCGGGGAACGCGATCGTGACGATGAAGGTGTCGAGGCTGGCGAGGAACGCCGCGGTCGAGACGACCAGCAGCACGAGGCCGGGCTTCGGCGCGGTGTCGGTCATGGCCCTCCTAGGTTTGAAAAAGCAACCTAGTCCGAAGAGGTGGGTCTCAACAAGAGACTGACCAGTTCGGCGCGACCGATGTCACGTGGCGTGCGGGCAGCGGGGCGGGGTGCTCAGGCGGCTGCGGCCCGCTCCTCCGCCCGGGCCTTCAGCGCCGCGAGAGTGTGCTCGATCGACCCCACGTTGTACCCGGGCCGATCGGCGCGGCCGGTCACCCGCGGCCCCATGAACCTGCGCACCACCCAGCTGCCGCTGCGGTACCAGTTCTCGGTGACCCGGCAGCCCACCGGACTCGGCGCCAGCACGTACTCCCACCGCGACACCCGCGAACCGAGCGGCGTCCGCACGTCGAACGCGAACCGGCGCCCCTCGTCGAACCGCACCACCCGGACGCGCGTCCACCACCGCAGCTCGCCGTTCACGTTGCGGCCGCGGAAACGCGCTCCCAGCGCCGGGCCCGTGCCGTCCAGCCAGCGGCCGCCGATGTTCTCGGGGCTCAGCTCGCCCATCCGGGGCAGGTCGGTGACCCACGACCACACCGTGCCCGGGTCGGCCGGGACGTCGATGCTGCGCGAAATCGTCGGTTCCACACCCCGACGGTGACAGTGCCGCGGCGCCCTCGGCAAGGGCTCGCGGCGTTGTCCGCAGCCGAGAAGAGCCGGCCTGAAAAACTCGCCCGCGGAACCCGGGTTGCCGACCGGGTGTTCTGGGTACCTCGCGCGCGGAGAAGTACCTACACGGAGGGTGCGGTGGTCAGCGTGATCCCGATCGAGGTCGTGGGGATGGCCGTTCCGGTGCCCGGCGAGGCGCCCCTGATGCTGCTCCGGGAACCGGACGGCGCCCGCCGCTGGCTGGCGATCATGATCGGATACGGCGAAGCCGAGGCCCTCGTGCGCGCGCGCGAGCAGATCGCGCAGCCGCGGCCGGGCACGATCGAGCTGCTGGGCGACGTGCTCGCGGCGTTCGGCCAGGGCGTCGCCGCGGTCGAGCTGACCGAGGTGCGGGACGGCATCTTCTACGCCGACCTCGTGCTCGTCTCCGGCACCCGCGTGTCGGCCCGCCCCAGCGATGCCGTCGCGCTCGGCCTGCGCCAGGGTGCGCCGATCCGGGTCGCCGAAGAGGTGCTCGACGTCGCTTCGGTGCAGCTGGAGCTGGAGCAGGACGCCGAGGGCCCCGCCGCCGACGTGCTCGACACCGAGGCCGAGATCGCCCGCTTCCGCGCCGAGCTCGACGGCCTGCAGCCCGAGGACTTCGACGACCTGTAGAGCATCATCTCCCGTACCGGACCGACGGGAGAACGATGGCGGACTTCGCGACGAGCACCGAGCCGCACCGGCGTGAGCTCCTGGTGCACTGCTACCGCATGCTCGGCTCGGTGCACGAGGCCGAGGACCTGGTGCAGGAGACGCTGGTGCGCGCCTGGAAGGCGTGGGACGGCTACGACCCGGCCCGCGCGTCGGTGCGCACCTGGCTCCACCGGATCGCGACCAACGCCTGCCTCACGGCGCTGGAGAGCCGGGCCCGGCGGCCGCTGCCCTCGGGCCTCGGCCGCCCGAGCGAGGACCCGGGCGCGCCGCTGACGCCGTCGTTCGAAATCCCCTGGCTGCAGCCGTTCCCGGACGCGCGCCTGGACGACCCCGGCCTGCGCCTGGCCCGTCGCGGCACGCTGCGGCTGGCGCTGCTCGCGGCGATGCAGACGTTGCCGCCCAAGCAGCGCGCGGTGCTGATCCTGCGCGACGTCCTGGAGTTCAGCGCGGCGGAGGTGGCAGGCTTCCTGGAGACGACGCCCGCGGCGGTCAACAGCGCCCTGCAGCGCGCCCGCGCGGGCCTCGGCGACCTGTCGGCCGACGAGGTCCCCGAGCCGGACGACGCGGCCGTGGAGGCGATCCTAGACCGCTACGTCCGGGCGTTCGAATCGGCCGACGTCGCGGGCCTGGTCGAGCTGCTGGCCGACGACGTCGTGCTGGAGATGCCGCCGGTGCCGCTGTGGTACCTCGGCCGCGACGGTTACGGCCGGTTCCTCGAACGGCTGTTCGCGATGCGCGGCCCGGACTGGCGGATGACGCGCACGGCCGCCAACGGCCAGCCCGCCCT
This genomic window from Amycolatopsis mongoliensis contains:
- a CDS encoding sigma-70 family RNA polymerase sigma factor, which gives rise to MADFATSTEPHRRELLVHCYRMLGSVHEAEDLVQETLVRAWKAWDGYDPARASVRTWLHRIATNACLTALESRARRPLPSGLGRPSEDPGAPLTPSFEIPWLQPFPDARLDDPGLRLARRGTLRLALLAAMQTLPPKQRAVLILRDVLEFSAAEVAGFLETTPAAVNSALQRARAGLGDLSADEVPEPDDAAVEAILDRYVRAFESADVAGLVELLADDVVLEMPPVPLWYLGRDGYGRFLERLFAMRGPDWRMTRTAANGQPALAAYCRDDTGVYRLHTLQVFTVSGARVAHNVVFADPAVLALFDLPATQPAARASDGRP
- a CDS encoding SRPBCC family protein codes for the protein MEPTISRSIDVPADPGTVWSWVTDLPRMGELSPENIGGRWLDGTGPALGARFRGRNVNGELRWWTRVRVVRFDEGRRFAFDVRTPLGSRVSRWEYVLAPSPVGCRVTENWYRSGSWVVRRFMGPRVTGRADRPGYNVGSIEHTLAALKARAEERAAAA
- a CDS encoding bifunctional nuclease family protein, with the translated sequence MVSVIPIEVVGMAVPVPGEAPLMLLREPDGARRWLAIMIGYGEAEALVRAREQIAQPRPGTIELLGDVLAAFGQGVAAVELTEVRDGIFYADLVLVSGTRVSARPSDAVALGLRQGAPIRVAEEVLDVASVQLELEQDAEGPAADVLDTEAEIARFRAELDGLQPEDFDDL